In Octopus bimaculoides isolate UCB-OBI-ISO-001 chromosome 5, ASM119413v2, whole genome shotgun sequence, a genomic segment contains:
- the LOC106871303 gene encoding persulfide dioxygenase ETHE1, mitochondrial, with protein MISRSLILRFSHSRNVLFPRVNLFHKQYHSRFSNAPKYRLSCPGPWNICKQQLSRNAPFSTDSSEQFRQLTDQDVIFRQLLDYRSYTYSYILADASSKEGVLIDPVLDNVNRDLQIIKDLGINLTIVVNTHVHADHITGSGLLKQSLPNCKSYTSIQSGAVADRKFDHGNHLTFGKYALECRSTPGHTNGCYSFVWHENSMVFTGDAVLIRGCGRTDFQQGCSETLYESVHREIFSLPSHYRIYPAHDYTGNTVSTIAEEKQLNPRLRRTKEEFLEIMANLKLPYPNQIDKALPANLLCGLQPDLP; from the exons ATGATTTCTCGCTCTTTGATACTACGTTTCTCGCACTCCCGCAATGTTTTATTTCCCAGAGTAAATTTATTTCACAAACAATATCACAGCAGGTTTTCAAACGCACCTAAATATCGTCTTTCCTGTCCGGGACCTtggaatatttgtaaacaacagcTTTCACGCAATGCACCGTTTTCAACCGATTCTTCCGAGCAATTTCGACAATTAACCGACCAAGATGTTATTTTCAGACAG cTGCTTGACTACCGTTCTTATACATACTCCTACATCCTTGCTGATGCTTCTAGCAAAGAAGGTGTTCTTATTGATCCTGTTTTGGACAATGTCAACCGAGACCTTCAAATCATAAAAGACTTAGGAATTAATCTTACAATTGTTG TCAACACCCATGTCCATGCTGACCACATAACTGGATCAGGCCTTCTGAAACAAAGTCTACCAAATTGCAAAAGCTATACTTCTATCCAGTCTGGTGCAGTGGCTGATAGAAAGTTTGATCATGGCAACCATTTAACATTTGGAAAATATGCTCTTGAATGTCGTAGTACTCCTGGACACACAAACG GATGTTACTCATTTGTCTGGCATGAAAACAGTATGGTATTTACTGGAGATGCTGTCTTAATTCGTGGTTGTGGACGAACAGATTTTCAGCAAG GTTGTTCAGAAACGCTTTATGAATCTGTTCATCGAGAAATATTCAGTCTTCCAAGTCACTACCGAATCTATCCAGCACATGATTACACAG GAAATACAGTTAGTACTATTGCGGAAGAAAAACAGTTGAACCCTCGTTTAAGACGAACAAAGGAGGAATTTTTGGAAATTATGGCCAATCTGAAACTACCATACCCAAATCAAATTG ACAAAGCATTACCTGCTAACTTATTGTGTGGACTTCAACCAGACCTGCCATAA